The Gemmatimonadota bacterium genomic interval GCGCCCCTCGCACCGCCGATGACCGCGTCCGCCGCGGACACTCCGCCCGTGATCCTCGTCGACGAGGAGGATCGCGCGCTGGGCCTCGCCGAGAAGCTCAGCGTGCACGAGACGGGGCGGCTGCATCGCGCTGTGTCGGTCTTTGCCTTCGATGTATCGGGCGCGATGCTCATTCAGCGACGTGCGGCGGGGAAGTACCACTCCGGCGGACTCTGGTCGAATAGCGCATGCAGCCACCCGCGCGAGGGCGAGACTCCCGCCGACGCGGCGCGACGATGCCTGCGTGAGGAAATGGGACTCGAGTGTGCGACGCTGGAGCCGGCGCTGGCCTTCATCTATCGCGCGCCGGTCTCGCCCACGCTCATCGAGCATGAGTACGACCACGTCTTCGTAGCGCGCGTGACCGGCGAACCGCGACCCGATACGCGCGAGGTGGAGTCGTGGCGCCGGGTCTCGCTCCCGGATGTCCTCGAGGAACTGGCGCGCGATGCGTCGCGCTTCTCGGCCTGGTTCCCGCTGGCGCTCTCGCGCTTGCAGGGGCTCGAGGTGCTGGCGCGCGCCACGCAGCCGCTGGACGGGACGACCGCCAATGCCTGAGCGCCCCGGCGTGGCGGTGACTCGCGCCGAGGAGGACGCGGCGCCACTGGTGGCGGCGCTGGAGGCGGTCGGGCTCCGTGCGGTGTGCACGCCGCTGCTTCAGTTCGCGCCGTCGTCGCCCGATCCGCTGGTCGGTGAACTGGCCGATGCCCTGACCGCGCTGCGGGCGGATGGGGCGTCGACCGAGTGGCTTGTCTGCACCAGCCGACACGCGGTGACGGCGCTGGCGCACAGCTGCGGCGCGTTAGGGATCGCGCCGGCATCGCTCAACTTCGCACAGGTGGGGGCCGTGGGACGCCGGACCGCGGAGGCGCTGGAGGCGATCGGGTTGCCGGTGACGCTCGTGCCCGACGTCTCCGACGCGGCGCACCTCGCGGCCGCCATGCTGTCGCGGTCCGGCGGCGTTCCAGCGCGCGTGCTCTTCCCCAGGGCGCGCGAGGCGCGCGAGGCGCTGCCGACGGCGCTACGCGACGCGGGGTGGGAGGTGAACGACGTGACCTGCTACGAGACGCTCCCCTCTGCCGACGGTGCCACTCGGCTCGCCGCGGCGTTGTCGCGGGGCGAACTGGGGGCCGTGACGTTGGCCTCGGGGTCGGCGGCCCGCGCCTTTTCGCAGTGTGTTCCGGCCGCGCTGTGGGGTCGCGCGCGCCTCGTCTCCATTGGCGCAACGACGACCGCAGATGCGACGGCGTGCGCCCTTCCGATCGCGGCGCAGGCCACCGAGCCGACCGTGGCCGCGCTCGCGGACGCCACGCGCCGCATCCTTTCCGAGTCCTTCGCGCATGCCTAACGATCTCCCGACGCCGGCTCCGACCGGCGCGCGTCCCATCCGCATCGGCTCCCGCCGGTCGGCGCTCGCCCTCAAGCAGACGCACATGGTGCGCGATGCCCTCGAGGCCCTCGGGCACCCGACCGAGGTGGTCACCTTCTCGACCGTCGGCGACGAACGGCTCGACGTCCCGCTGCCGGCAATCGGGGGGAAGGGGGTCTTCACTGCGGAGCTCGAGGCGGCGCTCCTGGGTGGCGGCGTCGACCTCTGCGTGCACTCGCTGAAGGACTTGCCGACCGAGTCGCCGGCGGGGCTCGACGTAGGGGCGGTGCTGCCGCGCGAGGATCCGCGCGACGCGCTCCTGATCCGCGCCGACGTGCAGGCCACGGCCAAGACGCTGCAGGAACTCCCGGCGGGTGCGCGGGTGGGGACCAGTTCGCTGCGCCGCACCGCGTTGCTCCGTCAGCTGCGTCCCGATTTGCAGCTGGTCGACCTGCGCGGGAACGTGCCGACGCGGGTCAAGAAGCTCGATGACGGCAACATGGAAGCGATCATCCTGGCGGGGGCGGGGCTCAAGCGCCTCGAACTGGATGGCCGCATCACGCAATGGCTCGAGCCGCCTTCGTGGCTCCCGGCGCCGGCGCAGGGGGTCATCGCCATCCAGATCCGGCGCGACGATACGTTCATCCGCGACCTGCTGTCGCACGTGCACGACGAGGCGTCGTGGCAGGCGGCGGTCTCGGAGCGCGCATTCCTCAACACGCTCGAGGGCGGCTGTCAGGTCCCGGTAGGGGCGCTGGCCGTCGCGAGGGATGGGGCACTCTGGCTGGACGGCGTGATCCTCGACGTCGATGGCGGTGGCGCCTCACGCGGTGGCATCCGGATCGACGGCGCCGGGGCGACGTCGGCGCAGGCGGCGGGGGCGAAGCTGGCCGCCTCGCTGCTCGAGTCGGGGGGGGCGGCGCTCCTCGCGCGCGCCCGTGCGGTGGCCCCCACCCACAAGTCCTAACGAGCGAACCATGGCTGACGCGATGACGACCTTTCCCACGATGCGGCTGCGGCGGTTGCGGCAGAGCGCCGGGCTCCGCGCGCTGGTGCGCGAGACGCGCCTGCACGCCTCGCAGCTCATTGTCCCGCTCTTCGTGCGCCCGGGCACCGGACTCCGTCGCCCCATCGGGTCGATGCCGGGGGTGGCGCAAACGTCCGTCGACGAGATGCTGCGCGATGCCGACCGGGCGGCGACGTTAGGCGTCGGGGGGATCATCCTCTTCGGGATCCCGGACACGAAGGACGAGGAGGGGACTGGCGCGTGGGACGAACACGGCCCGGTGGCGGCGGGCGTCCGCGCACTCAAGCGCGAGTTCCCCCACCTGGTCACGATCACCGACGTCTGCATGTGCGAGTACACGTCGCACGGCCACTGCGGCATCATCCGTGGCGAGACGGTAGACAACGACGCGACGCTGGCGCTGCTGGCGCGCGAGGCGGTGTGTCATGCGCAGGCGGGCGCGGATGTGGTGGCGCCGAGCGACATGATGGACGGACGCGTGGCAGCGATTCGCGTGGCGCTCGACGGCGCCGGGTACGCGCACGTTCCGATCCTCTCGTACGCCGCCAAGTACGCGTCGGCGTTCTACGGGCCGTTTCGCGAGGCGGCCGAGTCGACGCCGCAGTTCGGGGACCGGCGCGGCTACCAGATGGACATCGGCAACACCAACGAGGCCTTGCGTGAGGTGCGCGCCGATATCGCCGAGGGCGCGGACGCCGTGATGGTCAAGCCCGCGGGGCCGTGCCTCGACATCATCCGGCGCGTGCGCGACGAGACCGACTATCCGGTCTCGGCGTACCAGGTGTCGGGTGAGTACGCGATGATCAAGGCGGCGGCGGCCAACGGGTGGCTCGACGAGAAGCGCGCGATGATGGAGTCGCTCATCGCCATTCGCCGTGCCGGCGCCGATTTCATCCTGACCTACTTTGCCTACGACGCCGCGCAGGCGCTGCGCGACAGCGACTAGGCGTTCGCTTATCGCAGGAGTTCGAGCACCATGACGAGATCGGCGGAGTTGATGGCGCGTGCGCGCGACCTCTTTCCCGGGGGGGTGAACTCCCCAGTGCGCGCCTTCCGCGGCGTGGACGGCGAGCCCTTCGTGGTGGCCCGCGGGTCGGGGGCGCGCATATGGGACGTCGATGGCAAGGAATACATCGACTACATCCTGTCGTGGGGGCCGCTGGTGCTGGGGCACGCCCCGGCGGTCGTCTTGGACGCGCTGCGCGACGTGATGGCGCGCGGGACGAGCTTCGGGATTCCCACCGAGCTGGAGGTGTTGTTAGGCGAACGGGTGCGCGAGATGATGCCGCACGTCGAGCGCCTGCGCTTCGTCTCCAGCGGGACCGAGGCGACGATGAGCGCGATACGCGTGGCACGCGCGGCGACCGGACGGGATGCGATCCTGAAGTTCGACGGATGCTATCACGGGCATGCCGACTCGTTCCTGGTCAAGGCCGGCTCCGGCGTAGCCACGCTCGGGCTCCCCAACTCTCCCGGCGTTCCAGCCTCGCTGGCGGCGCTGACGCTCACCGCGACGTTCAACGACGTCGCCGAGACGACCGCGATGGTGCGGGCCAATGCGGAGAACCTGGCGGCGATCATCGTGGAGCCGGTGGTGGGGAACTCCGGGCTCATCCCGCCGGATCCCGGCTTCCTGCAGGCGCTGCGCGCGCTGGCCACGGAGACCGGGGCGGTGCTGATCTTCGACGAAGTGATGACCGGCTTCCGCGTGGCGCTGGGCGGGGCGCGCGAGGTCTACGGGGTGACGCCGGATCTCACGACGTTAGGCAAAGTGATCGGTGGCGGGCTCCCGGTGGCGGCGTACGGCGGGCGCCCCGACCTCATGGATCGCGTGGCACCGAGCGGGCCGGTGTACCAGGCCGGGACGCTGTCGGGCAATCCGCTGGCGATGGCTGGGGGGCTCGCCACGCTCAAGGCGCTTACGCCGGAGGTGCACGCGACGATGGTGGCCCGCACCGCGCGACTGGCGGCCGGCGTCGCGACGATCGCGCGCGAGTGCGACGTGCCGTGCACCGCGGGGTCGGTTGGGAGCATGTGGGGCTTCTTCCTGCGCGATACGCCGGTGCACTCGTTTGCCGATGCGCGGACGGCAGACGTGGCACTGTTCAAGCGCTTCTTTCATGAGGCGTTGCAGCGCGGGGTGTACCTCGCTCCGTCGGCGTTCGAGGCGGGATTCATGTCGGCAGCGCACGACGACGCGGTGATCGACGAGACGCTCGACAAGCTCCGCAGCGCGATGCAGGCCGCGGCGGCGTCGCGCGCCGCGGGGGCGTGAGTGCCTGACGAGGGCGCGTGATGCGTGCGTGACGCGCGCGCGTCGCTCGCAGTGTCGCCCGCAGCGTCGCCCGCATGCGACGAAAATGAAACGGCCGCCCGCGCATGTCGCGGGCGGCCGTTTCGTTGCTGCGGTGGTCGTCGCGCTTACGGCACGACGATCGTCTTGGTGATGGAGTTGGTCAACCCACCGGCATCGGTGACGGTGAGCGTGACGTTGTAGG includes:
- a CDS encoding uroporphyrinogen-III synthase, with product MPERPGVAVTRAEEDAAPLVAALEAVGLRAVCTPLLQFAPSSPDPLVGELADALTALRADGASTEWLVCTSRHAVTALAHSCGALGIAPASLNFAQVGAVGRRTAEALEAIGLPVTLVPDVSDAAHLAAAMLSRSGGVPARVLFPRAREAREALPTALRDAGWEVNDVTCYETLPSADGATRLAAALSRGELGAVTLASGSAARAFSQCVPAALWGRARLVSIGATTTADATACALPIAAQATEPTVAALADATRRILSESFAHA
- the hemB gene encoding porphobilinogen synthase; this encodes MTTFPTMRLRRLRQSAGLRALVRETRLHASQLIVPLFVRPGTGLRRPIGSMPGVAQTSVDEMLRDADRAATLGVGGIILFGIPDTKDEEGTGAWDEHGPVAAGVRALKREFPHLVTITDVCMCEYTSHGHCGIIRGETVDNDATLALLAREAVCHAQAGADVVAPSDMMDGRVAAIRVALDGAGYAHVPILSYAAKYASAFYGPFREAAESTPQFGDRRGYQMDIGNTNEALREVRADIAEGADAVMVKPAGPCLDIIRRVRDETDYPVSAYQVSGEYAMIKAAAANGWLDEKRAMMESLIAIRRAGADFILTYFAYDAAQALRDSD
- the hemC gene encoding hydroxymethylbilane synthase, producing MPNDLPTPAPTGARPIRIGSRRSALALKQTHMVRDALEALGHPTEVVTFSTVGDERLDVPLPAIGGKGVFTAELEAALLGGGVDLCVHSLKDLPTESPAGLDVGAVLPREDPRDALLIRADVQATAKTLQELPAGARVGTSSLRRTALLRQLRPDLQLVDLRGNVPTRVKKLDDGNMEAIILAGAGLKRLELDGRITQWLEPPSWLPAPAQGVIAIQIRRDDTFIRDLLSHVHDEASWQAAVSERAFLNTLEGGCQVPVGALAVARDGALWLDGVILDVDGGGASRGGIRIDGAGATSAQAAGAKLAASLLESGGAALLARARAVAPTHKS
- the hemL gene encoding glutamate-1-semialdehyde 2,1-aminomutase, producing the protein MTRSAELMARARDLFPGGVNSPVRAFRGVDGEPFVVARGSGARIWDVDGKEYIDYILSWGPLVLGHAPAVVLDALRDVMARGTSFGIPTELEVLLGERVREMMPHVERLRFVSSGTEATMSAIRVARAATGRDAILKFDGCYHGHADSFLVKAGSGVATLGLPNSPGVPASLAALTLTATFNDVAETTAMVRANAENLAAIIVEPVVGNSGLIPPDPGFLQALRALATETGAVLIFDEVMTGFRVALGGAREVYGVTPDLTTLGKVIGGGLPVAAYGGRPDLMDRVAPSGPVYQAGTLSGNPLAMAGGLATLKALTPEVHATMVARTARLAAGVATIARECDVPCTAGSVGSMWGFFLRDTPVHSFADARTADVALFKRFFHEALQRGVYLAPSAFEAGFMSAAHDDAVIDETLDKLRSAMQAAAASRAAGA
- the idi gene encoding isopentenyl-diphosphate Delta-isomerase, whose product is MTASAADTPPVILVDEEDRALGLAEKLSVHETGRLHRAVSVFAFDVSGAMLIQRRAAGKYHSGGLWSNSACSHPREGETPADAARRCLREEMGLECATLEPALAFIYRAPVSPTLIEHEYDHVFVARVTGEPRPDTREVESWRRVSLPDVLEELARDASRFSAWFPLALSRLQGLEVLARATQPLDGTTANA